One window from the genome of Paenibacillus azoreducens encodes:
- a CDS encoding ArsR/SmtB family transcription factor: MKEPKDQQQAVKIYKALGEPTRFKIALHLKEESDQCCCVLGEKLQTVAISTLSHHLKQMAEAGLLTSRKEGTFIYYSLDKEVAAKYAPYLLE, translated from the coding sequence ATGAAAGAACCCAAAGATCAACAGCAGGCAGTCAAAATTTATAAAGCGCTCGGAGAACCTACCCGGTTCAAAATCGCCCTGCACCTAAAAGAAGAAAGCGACCAATGCTGCTGCGTTCTGGGAGAGAAACTGCAAACGGTAGCCATCTCTACTCTGTCCCATCATCTGAAACAAATGGCAGAGGCGGGTTTGCTGACTTCACGTAAAGAGGGAACCTTCATATATTACAGCTTGGACAAGGAAGTGGCCGCCAAATACGCTCCATACTTGCTGGAGTAA